Within the Chiloscyllium plagiosum isolate BGI_BamShark_2017 chromosome 31, ASM401019v2, whole genome shotgun sequence genome, the region GATGAAGATCTTTCTGGTTCTGATGACTTGGATTCCGGCTGAAGTCTCCTCATTCACCTTTGACCCTGCATTGGATGAAAGTTGGATAAAGTGGACATTATTTCATGGGAAACAGTATGAAAAGGTAAGAAACAGAAAACACAGGAGGCACCCAAGTTGGAAAAGGAATCAATATTTGATTTGTGTTCTTCTTtggtaaaataaaatgaaaacctCAGCTTGTCAGCAAAATATTATAGATTTCAAACACTTTCTATTCCATCATTGGAATGCATGGAGTGATGCAGAAGATGagacagatcatagaatcatggaatccctacagtgtggaagtaggccattcagcccaacaagtccacactggccctctaaacagcatcccaaATGGACCCACCccttaccctatctctgtaaccctgcatttcccatggctaatctaccttgcctgcacatccttggacagatGATACAGATGGTCTGGGCTGCTACCTTGGTGCTGGCTGGTTCGATCTGGTGCTGTGGCCTTCGTGTCAGTGCACGGTAAAGAGTTTGGCCCTCCATTACTCTGCCAGCACCTCCAGGTCCTTCTCTGTAAAGCGGAATTACAGATTCCCTTTTTGGAACACCTCCAGAGAAAAATGTTGCATCAGTAGATGAAGAAAGGCaattcctggcttgcagcattAAAAATGGCGTGCAGCTGGTGTTCAAATACCTTGCCTGGGGAATGATCAGTGCGGGCTCCTTTCACCTCAGCTGACTGCTGAATTGTGTGGGAAGGTCGCTCACTGTTAATAAGGACAATGCTAAATGAATGCATGAGAAAAGTGACCTTGGTAGGACAGCTTCTTGGAAATAGCTTGAAAAATAACACTTAGGTATTGGAATCTTTGCCCAGCATCTCTCTTATTCAAGGGGTTAGCAAGAATGTAAAGTAATCCTGAAAATAGAAGTAGTTCTCGAGAAAATTTCAAGAAACAAGATAATTTGACACCTGGCAAGTATGCACATTGGCATTGTCTTAGGAACCTAATTAATCAACATATTTATAAACAAActagaaggcaggggaatgggtctgggtgggttgcgcttcggtgggtcggtgtggacttgttaggctgaagggcctgtttccacactgcaagtaatctaatctaatcaaagcaaCATCTTCATGTTTACCACTGATACCAAGATAGACTGCACATAGTATAAATGGAAGAGTAAAAGCAGAAAGATATTAATAGATTGAGTGAAtaggcaaatggatttcaatgcagGCAAAGATATAGCCATTAATTTTAGACAAAAATAAGTCTGTTACAAAGCTAGtccatttttttctaaaagctgttccttggctcaaggagactctatccttgatttttttcagaggagtaataaaccaggccgAGCTCCAATCAGaatagtttggtacagagatgaaaaggattttgagatttgtttatatgtaaacagatgagactttatgccaaagtgatcatgttttaaaagcgcagcaggtcaggcaacatccaagaagcaggagaatcgacgttttgggcatgagcccttcttcaggaagtcatgcccgaaacgtcaattcttcctgttccttgtttgctgcctgacctgctgcgcttttccagcaacacattttcagctctgatctccagcatctgcagttctcactttctcctagaatgttttaaaagtgacctgtaaaGTGaatggggagtggtcagctctctagctgagttgagcagttttagttcagtcgtGAACTTGGAAGTTCAACCTGGAGCTATGTGGGAACTCTCTCTCTTGTCTGCCCTTCAACTTTAACccgtaagcatgtgttccatttctaCTGGGTTTTacagggagtttgcttattgggactgttgtgtatattcggaacagcataattaagtcagttggataggctgagttctctcagggttctttattctgttctttgtgtttcattatgtaattttgtgaataaatttttgtctgttttaaaatctagtagtcaacgtagctatcttactccgggtaattttcactgtacacttaccgaagcAAATTGTAAAATTATGGTCTGGGGCTTTCGatataagaatgttttgagtctgtAACAGGCCCCAGCATTTCCTCATCCCTTAGCTCATCAATTGGATgctatgatggctcagtggttagaactgctgcctaacagtgctGACATTTTGAACATCCACAAATACTCAAGGGTCCAGGTACAGGAAGTTCTTCTAAAatgcgatggttgtgttcttgtgaaaccccatgttatagaaaaattgtgctttagaaacagcgcttaaagtgttggcaatgtaattgtgttacagtcaacgtacattttaaaagttcacgcttcaGAAATAGTGtcccaaattcatcaatcaagttatagtgaatttgtgttaacgaaacacacgttatagcagaacggccTTTACATAGAAGATTGAAATCTCAAAACTAGCTTGAGTATAGAGGGCTAGAATGCAAGGGAGTGAAGCTATCCAACAGCTATACAAAACCTGAGCATTTTTGAACATCAAAGTTCAGGAAACATATAACGGCTGTGGAGGAAGTGCAGTATAGATTACCAGAAAGATATCAGATATTTCAAGGAactgacagggtagatagagatagagaATATTTGTTTAGTTAGAAGACTAGATTAAAGGGGCATAGTTTAAATGTTAGTGCCTATCTCAAGAGTCAAATAAGGGAACCCTTTTAATAAAAGGTGATagaagtttggaattctcttccgcaCATAAAAATTAATGCTAAGTCAATCGTTAATTTTAACTCTTAGATTggtagattttgttttaacatgtTATTGAGGGAGGCAGTGtttatggagttaggtcacaaatTGAACAGCAGTGCAGATTGAGGCATTAAACAGTCTGTTACTGTGGGTCCTCTAACAGGAAGGGTTTCTCCATAGTTGTGGTACCGAAAGCCCTCACTATCCATTATACAGCTGGCAGCTGTAACACATCTTTAGTAAATTTCCATTTACTCATTTTACCAAGTTATTTCAAACTAACAATTCAGCTGCACTCTGAATACTTTAACCAGACGGCTAGTTTCTGATCACTCCCagttgttcctgtgctgtgtcaGATCGATTATCCTGGTCAAGTTTCCAGGAGTCTTAGGTTATGAAAGTGCAATGGTTTTTCTTGTGCTTTTATATTTAGAATGAAGAACATTGGAGGAGAATAACATGGGAGAAGAATCTGCAACAAATCAATCAACATAACCTGGAGTATTCGATGGGCAATCACACATTTCGTATGGAGATGAATCACTTTGGTGATATGGTCAGTATCAAATCCAAAGCAGATATTTCCGTCACTCTCACCCGACCTTCAGTGACAGTGCGATCGAGCTTGTAGCAGTGTTTCATACAGAGGCTTGTGAGCTCAAGCCCACTCGGGAACTGCAAGGGTCTAATTTTTAGATGAGGCCATAAACCCAGTCACCCGCTCAATCCATTCCACGGCATTTCTCAAGGAAGAACGGGAAGTTCTTCCAGTGACATGGTCAACATTCTTCTGTCAAGGAGCACCATCGAAAGCAAAGTAGCTACTCAgtcatttgtttattttgtttgggGGGACTTTTTTTGTGCAGAATACATTTCCTCAAAACAGCTTTTGTTATTATCTaaacaacaggaatatacttcaaTGCCATTCATAGGTTgggatagaatccttacagtgtggaagcaggccattcggcccattgagtccacaccaatgccCGAGAGAGCATCTTTTTCGGACCCACCCCCCATACCCTCAACCTGAAACCCTGTgtttcccaaggctaacccacctagccgatgtatccctggacactgtgggcaatttagcatggccaattcacctaacctgcacatctttggattatgggaggaaaccagagcatccagaagaaacccacacagatacagggagaatgtgcaaactccacacagacaatcgcccagggaacccgggtctctggcgctgtaaggtaacagtgctaaccactgagctcaaTTCATATGTGAAGGGATTGATTAAATattacatacaaacatacaaaagaCGTGCAGAAATAAGTCATTTGGCCCCCTGAGCCAGTTccaccattccataagatcaAGTTTGATCTGATTACTTCACCTACCTCCCCTCACCCATTTATCCCCAGTAACCTCTGAGGTGAATGTACCACCCCCGTGCTAATTAATAATCTATCCACCCTAGCCTTCGAAATATTCAacaactctgcttccactaccttttGACGAAGAGAGTTCTAAACACATGTGGCCAACCGTCAGTAAAAAAATAactcaactctgtcttaaatgggtgacttttttttaaacaacaactCCTTGTTGTATATTCTCCTATAGTTCAAAATGGTAGTCTTGGACTCTTGCTCAAAGtgaatttaaaattcaatgaTGTTATGGTTGCTACTACCTGGGGCGCTTTCACTATGAAaccattaattaatcctgtctcattgTACAATACCAGGTCTAGTATAGCCTGCTGTCTGTTTAGCTCAGAAATATGCTATTCAAAGACTCTACACTGAAAGTGTTCTAGGACTTTCTCATATTGGTTACTACAAACCAATTGATTTATCCAATCTACGTGTAGATTAAATTTCCTTGATTATCACCTTGTCTTTCTGACAGGCTACCATTGTTTCTTCCTTTATGCTCCACCTAATCGTGCTTACTGCTAGGGGACCTCGACACCACTCACATAAGTGACTTTTTGcttttatcatttctcatctctCCCCAAACAGCTTCTATATGCTGGTTTCCTGAACATAGGCATCCATCTCTCTATTGCATTTATTCTGTCATTATTTAATAAAGCCGTGCTTTCAACTTTTCTGCCCTTCTGAAATATCATGTACCCTTCAATATTCAGATCCGgattgtacagggtcttggtgagatcacacctggaatttTGTgtctagttttgatctccttatctgaggaatgatgttctggcaatggagggagtacaacaaattcttgggatggcaggactgacatatggagagagattggattaGTGAGGagtttattcactggagttcagaagaatggggagGGGGCTCTTATAGAAACCTAaattacattatgattcacacatgtattgggacataatttttaaccgtttcaccacattccactgcttggaattttacaccacaataGGGTAAATGCACGAATGATGTTCCCAATGAGACGGAGGTCTCGAACCCATCTAACAGTTTCTGGACACAGGATGGGCCATTTAGggttgagataaggagaaatcttcagagattggtgagcctgtagaattctctgccacaggaagcagctgaggccaaaacattgaatgttttcaaggtggAGTTAGGTATAGTTcgtagggttaaagggatcaaagggtttggggagaaacTGGGAACAGGGTAGTgagttgatcagccatgatcctgttgagtggtggagcacgctcaaagggctaaatggtctaattctggttttattttctatgtttctatggtaTCCTGTAACCATGCCTTTGCAATGGGtatcagattgtaattatttatttctatttgtgccagTACATTTGTTTCAAATGTGACAAAGTCttgtctttttattatttttataaccTCTAGCCTTACCTGGGGCTTTGTTGATCTGTTGATTACATAAATGCAGGCAAAATTCTTTCTTTAGTAGTCAGCTAGAATGGTTCCTCTGAATCAAGCTGAACTTCCCTCTAATTGATGCTAATGATCAAACCCAACATGGGATGGAATCAGGGTACATATGAAGTTTCAATGGCTATGAAGGGTTACCCTAACGACGTTGGTCCGACACTGCCTTTCAGAAGGACAACAATGTCATATTCCCCATAATCTTGAAATATTGCCTGAGTTCAGTATACAGTGATTTCTCTGACAGCTTTTACATAAGACAATAACaatgaggaacaggagtgggtcatttgTCACATTGATCTTGGAtcactattcagtaagatcattgaTGATCTACTCACGGCCTGAACTCCATCTTACTGCTAAATCAAAAATCCATCTCACTCAACCCTGAATATATTCTGTAATACagtcttcactgctgtctggggTAGAGAATCCCAAAGACTCTGACTCTTaaagagaagaagttcctcctcttCTCCATTTTTAAGCGGCCCTTTATTTAAACTATGCCCACTAATTTCCAATCCTCCAATGAGCATGAAACAACATCTTGTGCTTTAGTTGTCAACCTTGTgtgaagctggaaatgtgttgctggaaaagcgcagcaggtcaggcagcatccagggaacaggagaatcgacgtttcgggcataagcccttcttcaggaagggcttgtgTGAAGTATTACCAAATGTGAATCAGGGGCCTAGTGCAAGGATGGCAGTCTCTATCACAATTGGTCCCAAAGATGAGGCTGAGAAGGTGCAGGATTCCCTGGCTTCTATTTGCTTTGTGCCTTCAGCTCAGGAAACTGAGCTTTCCCTTCCTCTCCAGTGGCTCCCCAGAGCTCAAAGCTGTCAATGATTCACTCGCAGCTGGCTCTGCACTGTCATCTCCTTGCTCCCCTTGTAGCAGGTGAATGGGAATCCATCAGGTCTTGAACCTATGGCCAACTCACCTTACGCAAGGTCCCTAGGTAGATGACCATTTAGTGTGAGTAGGTGAGCCAGTGCTGTTGTTTTTAACTTAACAATGAATGCTGATAGAATTAGCTCACTCCAGAACTGTTGGGTGTGTGACCTTGTTCTGCGAAGAGATGCCAAAGAAATGTCTGCAACAGTGAAGGTGCAGACTGCTCCTCCTTTTGTTAAGCCCGATGGTATGTGTCTATGTCACACTACCTTTCGAGAAGTGCTGAGGACTGAGGCTTGCCAGACTCACATTTTGGTGTCCTCAGTCAGTTTGTTGTCATTCCAGTTTCTCTTTATTAGCTTGGTGTTGCAGCTTTTTTAATGACCAGGTTGAAataaggcactatgtaaatgtaTGTCTTCCTGACAGCATCAAGCGATTGCTGATGACAGTTGAACCAAAGTATATGGAGTTCTCAACAAACTCCAGAGTCACAATGCTAACACTGATTGATGGTTTTGGGGCAATATCCTGGAAACTCACTTTTGAAACTTCAGTGGTTGTATCAATCTCCTTATAGGTGTCATATGGGCTCTCTGTGTATCTGCTGCTGAAAGTGGCCCTCAGTCTGCAATGCTGCTGAGGCAATATTCCATGTGTATCCAAAGCTTTTAAATGAAGCATCCCATTCATCCCCAAAACTCAATAATGGTTACAGTCTGACTGACAGTCACAAGCGTGAAGCTTGTAGCAAACAAGGAGCATCGTCCATCATAGTAAGAAATGACTGGTGCCCGGTTTTAGGGACTGTGCTTTAGAAAGGAAACGCTGCAAAGGTTTGCAGAAATGATTCTGGGAATGAGAGGattcagttatgaggatacaTTGATGAGGCTGGGATGATTTGCTTCAGAGAAGGATTTGAGACAATTACTGTAAATGATgaggagatagagagaaactgttccctatTGGATAGAAAGGTGAAGGACCGGAGGACCCATTGAAGAGGTTGGCAAAGGAACCACAGGTGACATtaagaaaaatgttttgtttatgAGGGGTGTGTGATGAGTgattagaatctggaatgcacttgcCTGAGATCATAGTGGAGAGAGATTCAATAATAGATTTCAAAAAGAAACTGGGCAattctgaaaagagagaaagggaaagaggacTAGCTTTTTGGACACAAacagttgaatggcctcctgtaatCTGATAATCATTTGATTAATTTGTTGCTTCTATCACCTTTGCAAAGTGGTTTCTGGGCTGTTTAGGAGAATAACATTGGTAGGGCAGTGTTCgagtcagggagtgctgcactgttggaggtgctgtcctTTGGATGGAGTGTTAACCAGAAACTAACCTGTCTTGAGTGGACCTAAAAGATCCTATAGCACCATTTCAAAGATGAGCAGTCGAGTCCTCAGTattgtcttggccaatatttgtcAACAAATCTCACTAAACACAAATGATCTGGCCGTCATTGCatggctgtttgtgggagcttgatgGAATTTGATTCctaaattacaacagtgattacaattCTACTGTATTTCATTGGttataaaaaaaaccttttgaacACTGCAATGCTGCAAAAGATGCTATCTAAATGTAAGTTATCCTTTCTTTGAAATAAGCATGGAAATAGAAAGAGTATCCTCATTATTTTACTTTTACTCTTCAGACCAGTGAGGAATTCAACCAAATCATGAATGGATTAATTCAAAGAAACCCACAGAGCCCAGCTCCCAGTGAAGAGCCACTCCACCAGCATGACGATATAGATATTCCTCAGACCATTGATTGGCGTAGACATGGATATGTCACAGAAGTGAAGAATCAGGTGAAAATAAGTATCTTTAAAGAGAGTTTTTCAGATCCAACTGGGTTAATTGAATCAAAGCCCAGTCATACTGTAAGATATTTTGAATAGAGTTGGATGTTCTCATGTCAgagctttcttttcaaaaaagTAAACTGTTCCTGTTATTTATGTACACTTCTATCTCATTGGAAATTTTATTTAAGTCACACTGCTTCCAAGCAGTGAATTTAAAATTGTactttcaggcaaaagacctctGGTCCATTCAGCTAATCTAGCTATAGTATATGCTTGATGCATTCCTGATTACTCCAATTCCCAAAACTCCTGCTAGTTCCTTGTTGGAATCCAttatggtctctttgttcattgaCATATTGTGTTACTGTTCTGCCAGCATTGTGATAGGTGAGGAGTATTTCTTGAAATAATTGTGGCTTATTGTTATTACGATACAAAATTGAATCACATTAATATTGAATCATGGTTTAAATGGATCTGTAACTAAATAAAACAGAGGGTGACCTTGTTTACTACATTATCAGGGTCACTGTGGCTCGTGCTGGGCATTTAGTGCAACTGGATCTTTGGAGGGACAGATCTACAGGAAGACAAATAAACTCATCTCactgagtgaacagaatctcgTCGACTGTTCCAGACAACATGGTAACAAAGGATGCAGTGGTGGACTGGTGGAAGAAGCCTTTAAGTATATACAGAGCAATGGTGGAATAGAAAACGAAACTTCCTACCCTTACACCGCAACAGTAAGATCTTTCATTGTTTATTATCTGTGCATCCACATTAATAATTATATCAGTCAGTAATATAGGAAAGCTATTCCAATAATTTATTCCACCAATAACAATAACTTTTTTAAGCTTTAACATGTTTCATTACAGTTTCCGTCAGTGTCTTACTTGTAAGTAAGATACTGCTCTATTTCAATATCGCTCCCTATAATCCTAATATCCTACTGCTCACTTACAACCAGATCATATCAATTGTACCATGTTAGCTTGCTAATACCTGCACGTGCTCGGGGTGCATGGAGCTGATGGGGGAAACAGAGATTCTTCTCACATTTCAAACTTAACAAATGCTCCTGTCATGGGGAGGTTTGCCTGACAGTAACAATAGAACCAAACAGGTAACAGCACAGAGAGGGGACTATCTGTACCAGCTCTTGGCTAGAGCAGACCAAACCTAATCCGATTTCCTTGTTCACTCTAAGTGGCCATGTCTCTTACAGTACTTCAAACACTGAGTTACTTTTTTCTCACAATGTTAGTTCTAGCTAGCACTCAATCCTTCAACATTTCTGCAAACCTCTTCTCAACCTCAGCAACAATTTAAAGTTGATGATTTTCCAACTAAAGAAAAAATCTGTCCTCCCACATCCCACTTTAAAGTTTCTTGTATATCTTTCTACATCTCCTGCTCCAACTGTTCCCAATTAGTAAAACAAGATATACTTGTAACCTCTTCTTCCAGCTGACcttagattactagattagattacattacagtatggaaacaggcccttcggcccaacaagtccacaccgcccccccgaagcgcaacccacccatacccctacatttaccccttacctaacactacgggcaatttagcatggccaattcacctgacctgcacatctttggactgtgggaggaaaccggagcacccggaggaaacccacgcagacacggggagaacgtgcaaactccacacagtcagtcgcctgaggcgggaattgaacccgggtctccggcactgtgaggcagcagtgttaatcactgtgccaccgtgccgcccaccttgtTCAGACATACCCTGAGTTCCACGCTGGGTACAGTTCTCATTCAGAAtgagaaaataattgaaatgGTTTCTTTCCCCAGTTTTCCGTCTTCCCCCACCCCAAATAACCAATTCATCATAAGGTATCATTAAATTAGTTGGTGGAGCACACTTGAATATATGTTTAATGGCTCAGTTACTGGATAAGTAATCTTGAGGTTTGGGCAACATAcgatgagttcaagtcccaccaaagTTTTTTGGGAATTTCAATCCATCTTTTTAAACATCTGGCAATTAAAAAGCTAGTTTTGGTGAAAGTTCACAGAAAACTGCCAGACTGTAATAAAAACTGAACTGGTTGATTTGTCTTTTTGGGAAGAAAAtgtgccatcctcacttggtccAGACTAGATATGGGCTCTGTACGATTGTCTCTGCAAGGCTTCCCGAAGTGGCCACCCAGCTCCGCTTTGGAAGTGGGGAATGGAATCTccaccatgtggaaacaggccattcggcctaacaagtccatactgaccctctgaagagtgtcccacccaggcccatcccTCACCCTATCAcagtaaccctgaatttcccatggctaatgcacctaaccaatacatccctgaacactatgggcaggtTAGCATTGCCaaaccacctaacttgcacatctttgctcAGTGGGTCAAatctggagcacccggtggaaacccacatcgacgctggaatcaaacctggatccctggtgctgtgaggcagcattgctaaccattgaTCCATCATGTCTttctgagaatttttaaaaacaacatggGCACATCTCAGCTTTTGTAGGTGATTAAATGTAATCCTATGGTGAATTCATTAATCATACAATATTGCAAATCTACCAGAGCTGCAAATACTTGTATTTTATCTGTTCACGGACGTGGGCGATGCTGggtaggccaacatttattgcccatctcgagTTGCCCAGACGGGCAGTTAAGAGACAGCTACGTTGCAGTATCTCTGGAGTTACATAAAGGCCAGACTGGTTAAGGAAAACAAACTTCCTTTCCTAAAACACATTACAATAATCAGCAGTGGTTACATGATTGCCATTACTTTACCTTTTTCTCCAGATAtgtattggattcaaatttaccatctaccatggtAAATTATATCCatcatgtcctcagaacattatattctggattaccagtccattGACATTACTGTTGTGCCACCATCTCCCCTATTCATATTCCTAATCCTTTGCTGTCTTTGCTCCATTACTGGGCACTGTACTTTCAGCTCCCTGTGTCTGATTCTCTTCAGTTACTCCTCTAAGCCCCTGTGCTTTCCTGACACTCTCACTGTCTTTGACCCACCTTAAAATCCATCTCTTTGACCACCACCGTTTAACCTCCCATTGGACGATCTGCACACATTTGTGAAACTGTTTCAAAGTGATTTGCATATTAGAGTTAGTTTTAAAATTAGTTACTGTTGTTGCTGTCTTTGTTGTCTGAAATATCTGGAGGCATTAGCTCTAGAGAGTCTGCTCAAATCAAAATGTCAGGATACACTACAGGCTGTTAATTTTATTCTCTATGTTATAGGATAAGCAGTCTTGTAGGTACAATCCCCTGCACAGTGTTGCTAACTGTACTGGGTACAAAACCATTCGCCAGGGAAGTGAGCCTGCATTAGCAATGGCAGTGGCTTCAGTTGGACCCATATCAGTTGGAGTTGATGCAGCTCAACTATCCTTCCAGTTCTATCAATCAGG harbors:
- the LOC122565183 gene encoding procathepsin L-like isoform X1, whose product is MWVVVHKRQDHSKPMMKIFLVLMTWIPAEVSSFTFDPALDESWIKWTLFHGKQYEKNEEHWRRITWEKNLQQINQHNLEYSMGNHTFRMEMNHFGDMTSEEFNQIMNGLIQRNPQSPAPSEEPLHQHDDIDIPQTIDWRRHGYVTEVKNQGHCGSCWAFSATGSLEGQIYRKTNKLISLSEQNLVDCSRQHGNKGCSGGLVEEAFKYIQSNGGIENETSYPYTATDKQSCRYNPLHSVANCTGYKTIRQGSEPALAMAVASVGPISVGVDAAQLSFQFYQSGIYHDNKCSTTKVNHAVLIVGYGTHGQGETAQNYWIIKNSWGKNWGINGYMLLAKDMKNQCGIASFAVYPLV
- the LOC122565183 gene encoding procathepsin L-like isoform X2 — translated: MMKIFLVLMTWIPAEVSSFTFDPALDESWIKWTLFHGKQYEKNEEHWRRITWEKNLQQINQHNLEYSMGNHTFRMEMNHFGDMTSEEFNQIMNGLIQRNPQSPAPSEEPLHQHDDIDIPQTIDWRRHGYVTEVKNQGHCGSCWAFSATGSLEGQIYRKTNKLISLSEQNLVDCSRQHGNKGCSGGLVEEAFKYIQSNGGIENETSYPYTATDKQSCRYNPLHSVANCTGYKTIRQGSEPALAMAVASVGPISVGVDAAQLSFQFYQSGIYHDNKCSTTKVNHAVLIVGYGTHGQGETAQNYWIIKNSWGKNWGINGYMLLAKDMKNQCGIASFAVYPLV
- the LOC122565183 gene encoding procathepsin L-like isoform X3; protein product: MGNHTFRMEMNHFGDMTSEEFNQIMNGLIQRNPQSPAPSEEPLHQHDDIDIPQTIDWRRHGYVTEVKNQGHCGSCWAFSATGSLEGQIYRKTNKLISLSEQNLVDCSRQHGNKGCSGGLVEEAFKYIQSNGGIENETSYPYTATDKQSCRYNPLHSVANCTGYKTIRQGSEPALAMAVASVGPISVGVDAAQLSFQFYQSGIYHDNKCSTTKVNHAVLIVGYGTHGQGETAQNYWIIKNSWGKNWGINGYMLLAKDMKNQCGIASFAVYPLV